The following are encoded together in the Magnetospirillum gryphiswaldense MSR-1 v2 genome:
- a CDS encoding CZB domain-containing protein, which translates to MIDISKARLVHLRWLLQLEKKIRHESAPALESCRTCELGKWIYSEALEKYSAYPEISFLEKRHRHFHETADILVKLFGQRNFVEAEVALDELKRDSQDLIFMLTMFEYRYTGFNETS; encoded by the coding sequence ATGATTGACATATCGAAAGCGCGGCTGGTTCACCTCCGATGGCTGCTTCAGCTTGAAAAGAAGATCCGGCACGAATCTGCGCCAGCACTTGAGTCCTGCCGGACATGCGAACTCGGAAAATGGATTTATTCAGAGGCACTTGAAAAATATAGTGCATACCCAGAGATTTCATTTCTGGAGAAACGTCATCGGCATTTTCATGAAACAGCCGATATTCTTGTAAAATTATTTGGGCAGCGTAATTTTGTGGAGGCAGAGGTTGCTCTCGACGAGCTAAAGCGTGATAGCCAAGACCTCATATTTATGCTGACTATGTTCGAATATCGCTACACTGGGTTCAATGAGACCAGCTGA
- the mamR gene encoding magnetosome protein MamR: MAKSSRSLVSIDKILEILASAVSIVLGLFGLSQHYGSNTIKPSRIYSSGDAAEFLDMARLDVLKLIKSGAIQATKGGNGNYLIVGQSLINYLASPNVSSTD, encoded by the coding sequence ATGGCCAAGTCATCCAGGTCACTTGTTTCCATTGACAAGATTCTGGAAATTTTAGCTTCGGCCGTTAGTATCGTTCTTGGACTATTCGGACTTAGCCAACACTACGGCTCCAATACGATAAAGCCATCGCGTATCTATTCCAGCGGCGACGCTGCTGAATTTTTGGATATGGCTCGTCTGGATGTGCTCAAGCTCATCAAGAGTGGCGCAATCCAAGCCACCAAGGGTGGCAACGGCAACTATCTGATCGTCGGCCAGTCACTGATCAATTATCTGGCATCACCCAATGTGTCATCCACTGACTAA
- a CDS encoding cation diffusion facilitator family transporter, giving the protein MTHSALAPEEVARLKKAATAASLATATVMIGLKVGAWAITDSISVLTSMMDSILDFSVGLMNFVAVRKALSPANRFHRFGFGKVEPLAVLAEAVFLFGVAIMIIIEAIDRLRHPHPISHAELGAWAMAAVIVLTIGLLIYQRHVIRKTGSLVVQADAIHYAADVMIHVGIIFSLLLSDLAGVFWVDSAFACGVAFYLVWNAKTILSESVGILLDGELPDNERHKIRDLALSHPEVKGVHDLRTRSAGPQKFIQLHVEMNPNLSLRDAHRYTEETIDLILAAYPDAEVQIHEEPVGMPRHRSWCAEAGPIIPGQYAGPKD; this is encoded by the coding sequence ATGACACATTCCGCTCTAGCACCTGAAGAGGTCGCTCGCCTGAAGAAAGCGGCGACGGCAGCGTCTTTGGCTACCGCCACCGTCATGATTGGCTTGAAGGTCGGGGCATGGGCCATAACCGATTCCATAAGCGTCCTGACCTCGATGATGGATTCCATCCTCGATTTTAGCGTTGGGTTGATGAACTTCGTTGCGGTTCGCAAGGCGTTAAGTCCAGCAAATCGGTTCCATCGCTTCGGGTTTGGAAAGGTCGAACCTCTGGCGGTTCTGGCTGAAGCAGTCTTCCTGTTCGGTGTGGCCATTATGATCATCATCGAGGCCATTGACCGTTTACGCCACCCCCATCCCATCTCTCATGCCGAGTTGGGAGCATGGGCCATGGCGGCGGTCATCGTTCTGACCATCGGGTTACTAATCTATCAGCGCCATGTGATCCGCAAGACCGGCTCCCTGGTCGTTCAGGCCGATGCGATCCACTATGCTGCAGACGTGATGATCCATGTAGGCATCATCTTTTCTCTGCTGCTGTCTGATCTGGCGGGTGTGTTTTGGGTTGATTCGGCCTTCGCATGCGGCGTGGCCTTCTATCTGGTCTGGAATGCGAAGACGATCCTGAGCGAATCCGTAGGGATTCTACTCGATGGCGAATTACCCGACAACGAGCGGCACAAAATCCGGGATCTGGCCTTGTCCCACCCGGAGGTCAAGGGAGTTCACGATCTGCGCACCCGTTCTGCGGGGCCGCAGAAATTTATCCAACTCCATGTCGAAATGAACCCCAACCTGTCACTGCGTGACGCGCATCGCTATACCGAGGAAACCATCGACCTCATCCTTGCTGCCTATCCCGACGCCGAGGTCCAAATTCACGAGGAACCGGTGGGCATGCCCCGCCACCGCTCGTGGTGCGCCGAGGCAGGACCTATTATTCCAGGCCAATACGCTGGACCGAAAGATTAG
- a CDS encoding TolC family protein — MTLRQLTAIQQELSTAEIELAALINLPPGTVLKLDVPAEMNVPAWELSLDRMEELAFLNNADLREQGYQSRITVNDTRKAIARLFPGITFSTSRQYDHNSFLMDNHWYEAGAKLSWNLMNLISARTL, encoded by the coding sequence GTGACCCTGCGTCAGCTGACCGCCATCCAGCAGGAATTGTCGACCGCCGAGATCGAGCTGGCGGCGCTGATCAATCTGCCGCCGGGAACGGTGCTGAAGCTCGACGTGCCCGCCGAGATGAATGTTCCGGCCTGGGAATTGAGCCTGGACCGCATGGAGGAACTGGCCTTCCTCAACAACGCCGATCTGCGGGAACAAGGTTATCAGAGCCGGATCACCGTCAACGACACCAGGAAAGCCATCGCCCGGCTGTTCCCCGGCATCACCTTTTCCACCAGCCGCCAGTACGACCACAACTCGTTCCTGATGGATAATCATTGGTACGAGGCCGGCGCCAAGCTGAGTTGGAACCTGATGAACCTGATCTCGGCCCGGACACTCTGA
- a CDS encoding AbrB/MazE/SpoVT family DNA-binding domain-containing protein — MLAKLTAKNQLTLPKALVSHYPGAEYFDVTEENGRIVLTPVRINQADAVRAKLAELGMDDADIADAVNWARRGA; from the coding sequence ATGCTGGCAAAATTGACCGCCAAGAACCAACTGACCCTGCCCAAGGCGTTGGTGTCGCATTATCCGGGCGCGGAATATTTCGACGTGACCGAGGAAAACGGACGCATCGTGTTGACGCCGGTACGCATCAACCAAGCCGATGCGGTGCGCGCCAAACTGGCCGAATTGGGCATGGATGATGCCGACATCGCCGATGCGGTGAATTGGGCGCGACGCGGGGCATGA
- a CDS encoding putative toxin-antitoxin system toxin component, PIN family, with the protein MNRPRIVLDTNVLLSALLFQSGAVAWLRGSWQSGAFTPLISHDTAAELLRVLTYPKFRLSEDERQAVLADYLPWCETVIIPNPPPTIPQCRDAFDHPFLELAIAGRADALVTGDRDLLALTQEFPVPIVTPAQAGDMLGR; encoded by the coding sequence ATGAACCGCCCGCGCATCGTGCTGGATACAAACGTCTTGCTGTCGGCCCTGCTGTTCCAAAGCGGGGCCGTGGCATGGCTGCGCGGCTCGTGGCAATCGGGGGCGTTCACGCCGTTAATCAGCCACGACACCGCCGCCGAATTGCTGCGGGTGCTGACCTATCCCAAATTCCGCCTAAGCGAAGACGAACGCCAAGCCGTCTTGGCCGATTACCTGCCCTGGTGCGAAACGGTCATCATCCCCAATCCGCCGCCGACCATCCCCCAATGCCGCGATGCCTTCGATCATCCGTTTTTGGAATTGGCAATCGCCGGGCGTGCCGACGCGCTGGTGACCGGCGACCGCGATTTGTTGGCCCTGACACAGGAATTCCCCGTCCCCATCGTCACGCCCGCGCAGGCCGGGGACATGCTGGGGCGCTGA